Proteins found in one Serratia plymuthica genomic segment:
- the uvrB gene encoding excinuclease ABC subunit UvrB, with protein sequence MSKIFKLHSDFKPAGDQPEAIRKLEEGLEDGLAHQTLLGVTGSGKTFTVANVIADLNRPTMVLAPNKTLAAQLYGEMKEFFPENAVEYFVSYYDYYQPEAYVPSSDTFIEKDSAVNEHIEQMRLSATKALLERRDVVVVASVSAIYGLGDPELYLKMMLHLTKGMIIDQRSILRRLTELQYSRNDQAFQRATFRVRGEVIDIFPAESDELALRIELFDEEVERLSLFDPLTGQIEQVVQRFTIYPKSHYVTPRERILQAMEEIKVDLAERRKVLLANNKLLEEQRLTQRTQFDLEMMNELGYCSGIENYSRYLSGRSEGEPPPTLFDYLPADGLLVVDESHVTIPQIGGMYKGDRSRKETLVEYGFRLPSALDNRPMRFEEFEALAPQTIYVSATPGKYELEKSGGDIVDQVVRPTGLLDPIVEVRPVTTQVDDLLSEIRKRVAVKERVLVTTLTKRMAEDLTEYLEEHGERVRYLHSDIDTVERVEIIRDLRLGEFDVLVGINLLREGLDMPEVSLVAILDADKEGFLRSERSLIQTIGRAARNLNGKAILYGDRITDSMARAIGETERRRAKQQAFNEENGIVPKGLNKKVSDILQLGQPGNRSKGRGKGKAAESAAQYQHLTPKALDQKIRELEAQMYTHAQNLEFELAAGLRDEIHQLREQFIAIS encoded by the coding sequence ATGAGTAAAATTTTCAAACTGCATTCCGATTTCAAACCGGCCGGCGATCAGCCGGAAGCCATTCGCAAGCTGGAAGAGGGCCTGGAAGACGGTCTGGCGCATCAAACGCTGCTGGGCGTTACCGGTTCGGGCAAGACATTTACCGTCGCCAACGTCATCGCCGATCTAAACCGGCCGACCATGGTGCTGGCGCCAAACAAGACGCTGGCGGCGCAGCTGTATGGCGAGATGAAAGAGTTCTTCCCCGAGAATGCGGTTGAGTATTTTGTCTCGTACTACGACTACTACCAGCCGGAAGCCTATGTCCCCAGCTCCGACACCTTTATTGAAAAAGACTCCGCGGTGAACGAGCACATCGAACAAATGCGCCTTTCAGCCACCAAAGCGCTGCTGGAACGCCGCGACGTCGTGGTGGTGGCATCGGTGTCGGCCATCTACGGCCTGGGCGATCCGGAGCTGTATCTGAAGATGATGCTGCACCTGACCAAGGGCATGATCATCGATCAACGTTCGATCCTGCGGCGTTTGACGGAGCTGCAATATTCCCGCAACGATCAGGCTTTCCAGCGCGCCACCTTCCGCGTGCGCGGCGAGGTGATCGACATCTTCCCGGCAGAGTCGGACGAGCTGGCGTTGCGCATCGAGCTGTTTGATGAAGAAGTCGAGCGGCTTTCGCTGTTCGATCCCTTGACCGGCCAGATCGAGCAGGTGGTACAGCGTTTTACCATTTACCCGAAGTCGCACTACGTGACGCCGCGCGAGCGGATCCTGCAGGCGATGGAAGAGATCAAGGTGGATCTGGCCGAGCGACGCAAGGTGCTGCTGGCCAACAACAAGCTGCTGGAAGAACAGCGTCTGACGCAGCGTACCCAGTTTGATTTGGAGATGATGAACGAACTGGGTTACTGCTCCGGCATCGAAAACTACTCGCGCTATCTGTCCGGGCGCAGCGAGGGTGAGCCGCCACCGACGCTGTTTGACTATCTGCCGGCGGATGGCCTGCTGGTGGTCGATGAATCGCACGTCACCATTCCGCAAATCGGCGGCATGTACAAAGGTGACCGTTCGCGCAAGGAAACGCTGGTGGAATACGGTTTCCGCCTGCCGTCGGCGCTGGATAACCGCCCGATGCGTTTTGAAGAGTTCGAAGCGCTGGCGCCGCAGACAATCTACGTGTCCGCCACGCCGGGCAAATATGAGCTGGAGAAATCCGGCGGCGACATTGTCGATCAGGTCGTACGGCCTACCGGGCTGCTGGATCCGATAGTGGAAGTACGGCCGGTCACCACCCAGGTGGACGACCTGCTTTCCGAGATCCGCAAGCGGGTGGCGGTCAAGGAACGCGTGTTGGTCACTACTCTGACCAAGCGCATGGCGGAAGATCTGACCGAATATCTGGAAGAGCACGGCGAGCGCGTGCGCTATCTGCACTCGGACATCGATACCGTGGAACGCGTCGAAATCATTCGTGACCTGCGCCTGGGCGAGTTTGACGTGCTGGTGGGCATCAACCTGTTGCGCGAGGGGCTGGACATGCCTGAGGTGTCGCTGGTGGCGATTCTGGACGCAGACAAGGAAGGCTTCCTGCGCTCCGAACGTTCTCTGATCCAAACCATCGGCCGTGCGGCGCGTAACCTCAACGGCAAGGCGATCCTCTACGGCGACAGAATTACCGACTCGATGGCCAGGGCGATTGGCGAGACCGAACGCCGCCGCGCCAAACAGCAGGCGTTCAACGAAGAAAACGGCATCGTGCCTAAAGGCCTGAACAAGAAAGTGTCCGATATCCTGCAGCTCGGCCAACCGGGCAACCGCAGCAAGGGCCGAGGGAAGGGCAAGGCCGCAGAAAGCGCCGCCCAGTATCAGCACCTGACGCCAAAAGCGCTGGATCAGAAAATCCGCGAGCTGGAAGCGCAGATGTATACCCACGCGCAGAATCTGGAGTTCGAGCTGGCTGCCGGTTTGCGTGACGAAATCCATCAGCTGCGCGAGCAGTTTATCGCCATCTCGTGA
- the yvcK gene encoding uridine diphosphate-N-acetylglucosamine-binding protein YvcK, with protein MRNRTLADLDRVVALGGGHGLGRVMSSLSSLGSRLTGIVTTTDNGGSTGRIRRSEGGIAWGDTRNCLNQLITEPSVASAMFEYRFSGNGELSGHNLGNLMLKALDHLSVRPLEAINLVRSLLKVDAALIPMSEQPVDLMAHDHEGHQVYGEVNIDQLTHMPQELMLSPHVHATREALDAIAQADVILIGPGSFLTSLMPLLLLDDLTQALRRSSANMIYIGNLGRELSVAAAALSLKDKLELMEERIGRKMIDALIVGPAADTGAVQDRVVIQQPLEAADIPYRHDRQLLRQALDQALIELGTRA; from the coding sequence ATGCGTAATCGTACCCTGGCCGATCTCGATCGGGTGGTGGCATTAGGTGGCGGCCACGGTCTTGGTCGCGTGATGTCTTCCCTGTCGTCTTTAGGCTCCCGTTTAACCGGCATTGTTACCACCACCGATAATGGCGGTTCCACCGGTCGCATCCGCCGCTCGGAAGGCGGCATTGCCTGGGGCGATACCCGCAACTGTCTCAATCAACTGATCACCGAACCGAGCGTCGCCTCCGCGATGTTCGAATACCGCTTCAGCGGCAACGGCGAGCTGTCAGGGCACAATCTCGGCAATCTGATGTTGAAAGCGTTGGATCACCTCAGCGTGCGCCCGCTGGAAGCGATCAATCTGGTGCGCAGCCTGCTGAAAGTAGATGCGGCGCTGATCCCGATGTCCGAGCAGCCGGTGGATCTGATGGCGCACGATCACGAAGGCCACCAGGTTTACGGTGAGGTAAACATCGACCAGCTTACCCATATGCCGCAGGAGCTGATGCTGTCACCGCACGTCCACGCCACGCGTGAAGCGCTGGATGCCATTGCGCAGGCCGACGTGATCCTGATTGGGCCGGGCAGTTTTCTCACCAGCCTGATGCCGCTGTTATTGCTCGACGATCTTACCCAGGCTCTGCGTCGCAGCAGCGCCAATATGATCTACATCGGCAATCTGGGGCGCGAACTGAGCGTCGCGGCGGCGGCATTGTCGCTGAAGGATAAGTTGGAGCTGATGGAAGAGCGGATTGGCCGCAAGATGATTGATGCGCTGATTGTCGGCCCGGCGGCGGATACCGGAGCGGTGCAAGATCGGGTAGTGATTCAGCAACCGCTGGAAGCCGCAGATATTCCTTACCGCCACGATCGTCAACTGCTGCGCCAGGCGCTGGATCAGGCGCTGATAGAATTGGGTACTCGCGCCTGA
- the bioB gene encoding biotin synthase BioB, giving the protein MADRIHWTVGLAQTLFDKPLLELLFEAQTVHRQHFDPRQVQVSTLLSIKTGACPEDCKYCPQSSRYKTGLESERLMQVEQVLESARKAKANGSTRFCMGAAWKNPHERDMPYLQQMVQGVKAMGMETCMTLGTLDHTQAERLADAGLDYYNHNLDTSPEFYGNIITTRSYQERLDTLDKVRGAGIKVCSGGIVGLGETVRDRAGLLVQLANLPTPPESVPINMLVKVKGTPLADNDDVDPFDFIRTIAVARIMMPASYVRLSAGREQMNEQTQAMCFMAGANSIFYGCKLLTTPNPEEDKDLQLFRKLGLNPQQTATEHGDNQQQQVLAEQLLHADTAEFYNAAL; this is encoded by the coding sequence ATGGCCGATCGCATTCACTGGACAGTAGGTCTTGCCCAGACCTTATTTGATAAACCGTTACTTGAGCTGCTGTTTGAAGCCCAGACCGTTCACCGTCAGCATTTTGACCCGCGCCAGGTGCAGGTGAGTACGCTGTTATCAATCAAAACCGGCGCCTGTCCGGAAGACTGCAAATACTGCCCGCAAAGTTCACGCTACAAAACCGGTCTTGAGTCCGAGCGGCTGATGCAGGTGGAACAGGTGCTGGAATCGGCGCGCAAGGCCAAAGCGAATGGATCGACCCGCTTCTGCATGGGGGCGGCGTGGAAGAATCCGCACGAGCGCGATATGCCTTATCTGCAACAGATGGTGCAGGGGGTGAAGGCGATGGGCATGGAAACCTGCATGACGTTGGGCACGCTTGACCACACCCAGGCAGAACGGCTGGCGGACGCCGGGCTGGATTATTACAACCACAATCTGGACACTTCGCCGGAGTTCTACGGCAACATCATCACCACCCGCAGCTATCAGGAACGTCTGGACACGCTGGACAAGGTGCGCGGGGCGGGCATTAAAGTCTGTTCCGGCGGCATCGTCGGGCTGGGCGAGACGGTGCGTGACCGCGCGGGGCTGCTGGTGCAGCTGGCTAACCTGCCGACACCGCCGGAGAGCGTGCCGATCAACATGCTGGTGAAGGTAAAAGGCACGCCGCTGGCGGATAACGATGACGTCGATCCGTTCGATTTCATCCGCACCATCGCGGTGGCGCGCATCATGATGCCGGCCTCTTACGTCCGCCTTTCCGCCGGTCGCGAACAAATGAACGAGCAAACTCAGGCGATGTGCTTTATGGCCGGCGCCAACTCTATCTTCTATGGCTGCAAACTGCTGACCACGCCAAATCCGGAAGAAGACAAAGATCTGCAACTGTTCCGCAAACTGGGCCTCAACCCGCAGCAGACCGCAACCGAGCACGGCGACAACCAGCAGCAACAGGTACTGGCGGAGCAACTGCTGCATGCCGATACCGCTGAGTTTTACAACGCGGCGCTGTAA
- the moaE gene encoding molybdopterin synthase catalytic subunit MoaE, whose protein sequence is MENTRIRVGAAPFSVGDEYQWLAQCDDDGAVVTFTGKVRNHNLGDNVSALTLEHYPGMTEKALAEIVEEARGRWPLQRATVIHRVGELFPGEEIVFVGVTSAHRSMAFAATEFIMDYLKTRAPFWKREATGQGERWVDARDSDRQAAERWHNASK, encoded by the coding sequence GTGGAAAATACCCGTATCCGCGTTGGCGCCGCGCCCTTCAGCGTCGGCGATGAGTATCAGTGGCTGGCGCAGTGCGATGACGACGGTGCCGTCGTGACCTTCACCGGCAAGGTGCGCAACCATAATCTGGGCGATAACGTCAGTGCGCTGACGCTGGAGCACTACCCGGGCATGACCGAAAAAGCGCTGGCGGAGATCGTCGAAGAAGCGCGCGGCCGCTGGCCGTTGCAACGGGCGACGGTGATCCACCGCGTGGGCGAGCTGTTTCCCGGCGAGGAGATTGTGTTCGTCGGCGTGACCAGCGCGCACCGCAGCATGGCGTTCGCCGCCACCGAGTTCATCATGGACTACCTGAAAACCCGTGCGCCGTTCTGGAAGCGCGAGGCAACCGGGCAGGGGGAGCGCTGGGTCGACGCGCGCGACAGCGATCGTCAGGCGGCGGAACGTTGGCATAATGCGAGTAAATAA
- the moaC gene encoding cyclic pyranopterin monophosphate synthase MoaC, which yields MTQLTHINAAGEAHMVDVSAKAETVREARAEAFVEMLPTTLAMILGGSHHKGDVFATARIAGIQAAKRTWELIPLCHPLMLSKVEVQLEAQPEHSRVRIETCCRLTGKTGVEMEALTAASVAALTIYDMCKAVQKDMVIGPVRLLAKSGGKSGDFKVDL from the coding sequence ATGACGCAGCTAACCCATATTAACGCCGCGGGCGAAGCCCATATGGTCGACGTGTCCGCCAAGGCGGAGACGGTGCGCGAAGCCCGTGCCGAGGCCTTTGTCGAGATGCTGCCCACCACGCTGGCGATGATCCTCGGCGGTAGCCACCATAAGGGCGATGTATTCGCCACGGCGCGTATCGCCGGCATTCAGGCGGCGAAACGCACCTGGGAACTGATCCCGCTGTGCCACCCGTTGATGCTGAGCAAGGTTGAAGTGCAGTTGGAGGCGCAACCGGAACACAGCCGGGTGCGCATCGAAACCTGCTGCCGGCTGACCGGCAAGACCGGCGTCGAAATGGAAGCGCTGACCGCCGCCTCGGTAGCCGCGTTGACCATTTACGACATGTGCAAAGCGGTGCAGAAAGATATGGTGATCGGCCCGGTGCGGCTGCTGGCGAAAAGCGGCGGCAAGTCCGGTGATTTTAAGGTGGACCTATGA
- the bioD gene encoding dethiobiotin synthase, producing the protein MIKRWFVTGTDTEVGKTVASSALLQAATSAGYRTAGYKPVASGSEMTAEGLRNGDALALQANSAVALSYEEVNPYVFAEPTSPHIVSADEGRPIELAQLSAGLRHLEQRADWLLVEGAGGWFTPLSGQHTFADWVQREQLPVILVVGIKLGCINHAVLTAQAIQQAGLQLAGWIANDVTAPGRRHQEYLATLRRMLPAPMLGEIPHLPQPERQALGTYLDLSALSH; encoded by the coding sequence GTGATTAAGCGTTGGTTCGTCACCGGTACCGATACCGAAGTGGGTAAAACCGTGGCCAGCAGCGCCTTGTTGCAGGCGGCCACTTCGGCGGGGTATCGCACGGCCGGTTACAAGCCGGTCGCTTCCGGCAGCGAGATGACGGCCGAAGGGCTGCGCAACGGCGATGCGTTGGCATTGCAGGCCAACAGCGCCGTGGCGCTGAGCTACGAGGAAGTGAATCCTTATGTGTTTGCCGAACCGACTTCGCCGCACATTGTCAGTGCCGACGAAGGGCGGCCAATCGAGCTGGCCCAGCTTTCCGCCGGTCTGCGCCACCTGGAGCAAAGGGCCGACTGGTTGTTGGTCGAGGGGGCCGGCGGTTGGTTTACGCCGCTTTCCGGGCAGCATACCTTCGCCGACTGGGTACAGCGGGAACAACTGCCGGTGATCTTGGTGGTGGGCATCAAACTGGGCTGCATTAACCATGCCGTGCTGACCGCGCAGGCGATCCAGCAGGCGGGGTTGCAGCTTGCCGGGTGGATTGCCAACGACGTTACCGCACCGGGCCGCCGTCATCAGGAATATTTGGCTACGCTGCGCCGTATGCTGCCTGCGCCAATGCTGGGGGAGATCCCGCATCTGCCGCAACCTGAACGGCAGGCGCTGGGAACGTACCTGGATTTGAGCGCTTTATCCCACTGA
- a CDS encoding ATP-binding cassette domain-containing protein, whose product MLSLRSVNQFYGQNHTLWDINLELPRGQCTVLIGRNGVGKTTLVNCIMGHLPVVSGSMTWQLADEPPQNLLQQPMENRAALGISYVPQGRQIFSQLSVEENLQVALMAGRDKTRRIPPLIYSLFPNLREMRSRRAGDLCDGEQQQLAIGRALVLEPELLILDEPTSGVQPSIAADIGNAIRKLNRELGMTILLVEHKLPFVRRVADRFCLMDQGRSVANGTLEQLDEELINAYLAV is encoded by the coding sequence ATGTTGAGTTTAAGGTCAGTGAACCAGTTCTACGGGCAAAATCATACCCTGTGGGATATTAACCTGGAGTTGCCGCGCGGCCAGTGCACGGTGCTTATCGGTCGCAACGGCGTGGGCAAAACCACGTTGGTCAACTGCATTATGGGGCATTTGCCGGTCGTCAGCGGCAGTATGACCTGGCAGTTGGCGGATGAACCTCCGCAGAATCTGCTGCAACAGCCGATGGAAAACCGGGCGGCGCTGGGCATCAGCTACGTGCCGCAAGGGAGGCAAATATTCTCGCAGCTCAGCGTGGAAGAGAACCTGCAGGTGGCGCTGATGGCCGGCCGGGACAAAACCCGGCGCATTCCGCCGCTCATTTACAGCCTGTTCCCCAACCTGCGAGAAATGCGCAGCCGCCGGGCCGGTGATTTGTGCGATGGCGAGCAGCAGCAACTGGCGATTGGCCGGGCGCTGGTGCTGGAGCCGGAGTTGCTGATCCTTGATGAACCTACCAGCGGGGTACAACCTTCGATCGCCGCCGATATCGGCAACGCGATCCGCAAGCTGAACCGCGAGCTGGGCATGACGATCCTGCTGGTGGAACACAAATTGCCGTTTGTACGCCGCGTGGCGGATCGCTTTTGCCTGATGGATCAGGGCCGCAGCGTGGCGAACGGCACGCTGGAGCAGTTGGACGAGGAGTTGATCAATGCCTATCTGGCAGTGTAA
- the moaB gene encoding molybdenum cofactor biosynthesis protein B codes for MSHASSEFIPAHIAILTVSDSRGEEEDTSGQYLQEAAQEAGHRVVDRAIVKDDKYQIRARVSAWIADEGVQAVLITGGTGFTARDNTPEALLPLFDREVEGFGELFRMVSYEEIGTATIQSRALAGIANRTVIFAMPGSTRACRTAWERIIEEQLDARHRPCNFQPHLKR; via the coding sequence ATGAGCCATGCCAGCAGTGAATTCATTCCGGCGCACATCGCCATTCTGACCGTCTCGGACAGCCGCGGCGAAGAGGAAGACACCTCAGGCCAGTATCTGCAGGAAGCGGCGCAGGAGGCGGGCCATCGGGTGGTGGATCGCGCCATCGTCAAAGACGATAAATACCAGATCCGCGCGCGGGTTTCCGCGTGGATTGCCGATGAAGGCGTGCAGGCGGTGCTGATCACCGGCGGTACCGGTTTTACTGCCCGCGACAACACCCCGGAAGCGCTGCTGCCGCTGTTTGACCGCGAGGTCGAAGGGTTCGGCGAGCTGTTCCGCATGGTGTCCTACGAAGAAATCGGCACCGCCACTATCCAGTCGCGCGCGCTGGCCGGCATCGCCAACCGGACGGTGATTTTCGCCATGCCGGGTTCGACCCGCGCCTGCCGCACCGCCTGGGAGCGCATTATTGAAGAGCAGTTGGACGCGCGCCACCGCCCGTGCAACTTCCAGCCTCATCTGAAGAGATAA
- the moaD gene encoding molybdopterin synthase sulfur carrier subunit: protein MINILFFAQVRELVGTGDLSMPADYPTVEALRKALCARGERWALALESGRLLTAVNQSLVAAEHPLRAGDEVAFFPPVTGG from the coding sequence ATGATTAACATTCTGTTTTTTGCGCAGGTGCGCGAACTGGTGGGCACCGGCGATTTGTCGATGCCGGCGGACTATCCCACGGTAGAGGCGCTGCGCAAGGCGCTGTGCGCACGCGGCGAGCGCTGGGCGTTGGCGCTGGAATCCGGCAGGCTGCTGACGGCGGTCAATCAGTCGCTGGTGGCGGCAGAGCACCCGCTGCGCGCCGGCGATGAAGTCGCTTTCTTTCCGCCGGTAACCGGAGGTTAA
- the moaA gene encoding GTP 3',8-cyclase MoaA, with the protein MVPQLIDAYERKFYYLRLSITDVCNFRCTYCLPDGYQPKGSPKTFLSLDEIRRVSRAFAELGTEKVRLTGGEPSLRRDFTEIIAAVRENPAIRTLAVTTNGYRLARDVAQWRDAGLTAINVSVDSLDARQFHAITGQDKFRQVMDGIDAAFAAGFDKVKVNAVLMRDVNHQQLGAFLHWIKDRPIQLRFIELMETGEGGELFRRHHVSGEVIRLQLERQGWQRQPRGRSDGPAQVFSHPDYQGEVGLIMPYEKDFCASCNRLRVSAIGNLHLCLFGEQGITLRDLLADDGQLEALKQRIQGGLLSKKQTHFLHQNNTGITQNLSFIGG; encoded by the coding sequence ATGGTGCCGCAACTCATTGATGCTTATGAGCGTAAGTTCTATTACTTGCGCCTGTCGATCACCGACGTGTGCAACTTCCGTTGCACCTACTGCTTGCCTGACGGTTACCAGCCTAAAGGCAGCCCGAAAACCTTCCTGTCGCTGGATGAAATCCGGCGCGTCAGCCGCGCATTCGCCGAACTGGGTACTGAAAAGGTCCGCCTTACCGGCGGTGAACCTTCGCTGCGCCGCGATTTTACCGAGATCATCGCCGCCGTGCGTGAAAACCCGGCCATCCGTACCCTAGCGGTCACCACCAACGGTTACCGCCTGGCGCGCGACGTTGCCCAGTGGCGCGACGCCGGCCTGACGGCGATCAATGTCAGCGTCGACAGTCTGGACGCCCGCCAGTTTCACGCCATTACCGGCCAGGACAAGTTCCGCCAGGTGATGGACGGCATCGATGCCGCGTTTGCCGCCGGGTTCGACAAGGTCAAGGTCAATGCGGTGCTGATGCGTGACGTCAATCATCAGCAACTGGGCGCATTCCTGCACTGGATCAAAGACCGCCCGATCCAACTGCGTTTTATCGAACTGATGGAAACCGGTGAGGGTGGCGAGCTGTTTCGCCGGCACCACGTGTCCGGCGAAGTGATTCGTTTGCAACTGGAGCGGCAGGGCTGGCAACGGCAACCGCGCGGCCGCAGCGACGGCCCGGCGCAGGTGTTCAGCCACCCCGATTACCAGGGTGAAGTGGGGTTGATCATGCCGTACGAAAAAGATTTCTGCGCCAGTTGCAACCGGCTGCGGGTTTCCGCTATCGGCAATCTGCACCTGTGCCTGTTCGGCGAGCAGGGCATCACGCTGCGCGATCTGCTGGCGGACGACGGCCAGCTCGAGGCATTGAAGCAACGTATCCAGGGCGGATTGCTGAGCAAAAAACAGACCCATTTCCTGCATCAAAACAACACCGGCATTACCCAGAACCTGTCGTTTATCGGCGGCTGA
- the bioF gene encoding 8-amino-7-oxononanoate synthase → MSWQQRIEQALEERQQNAAYRRRQVNQGGNGRHIQLNGERYLNFSGNDYLGLSQDPQVIAAWQQGAEQYGVGSGGSGHVTGFSAAHQALEQQLAEWLGYPRALLFISGYAANQALLAALMQADDRILADRLSHASLLEAAAHSPAQLRRFRHNQPQALAGLLAKSCGGQMLAVTEGVFSMDGDSAPLAELHRLTQAAGAWLMVDDAHGIGVHGEQGRGSCWQQGVRPELLVVTFGKAFGVSGAAVLCDEATAEYLLQFARHLIYSTSMPPAQACALQTALQRIQQGDELRARLQDNIQRFRQGAAQLPLALTASVTAIQPLLVGDNQRTLDLAQQLRDQGLWVSAIRPPTVPPGGARLRITLTAAHQPQDIDRLLEVLHDVSL, encoded by the coding sequence ATGAGCTGGCAACAACGTATTGAACAGGCGCTGGAGGAGCGGCAGCAGAATGCCGCTTACCGTCGTCGCCAGGTGAATCAGGGCGGCAATGGCCGCCATATTCAGCTCAACGGCGAGCGCTACCTGAACTTTTCCGGCAACGACTATCTTGGCCTGAGCCAGGATCCGCAGGTGATCGCCGCCTGGCAGCAGGGCGCCGAGCAGTATGGCGTCGGCAGTGGCGGCTCCGGGCACGTCACCGGGTTCAGTGCGGCGCATCAGGCGCTGGAACAGCAACTGGCGGAGTGGCTCGGTTACCCGCGTGCGCTGCTGTTTATCTCCGGCTATGCCGCCAATCAGGCATTGCTGGCGGCGCTGATGCAGGCGGACGATCGCATCTTGGCGGACCGGCTCAGCCACGCGTCGCTGCTGGAGGCGGCCGCCCATTCACCGGCCCAACTGCGTCGCTTTCGCCACAATCAGCCGCAGGCGCTGGCCGGTCTGCTGGCAAAATCCTGCGGTGGCCAGATGCTGGCGGTGACCGAAGGGGTGTTCAGCATGGACGGCGACAGCGCACCGCTGGCGGAGCTGCATCGCCTGACCCAAGCGGCGGGAGCCTGGCTGATGGTCGATGACGCGCACGGCATCGGCGTTCATGGCGAACAGGGGCGCGGCAGTTGCTGGCAGCAGGGCGTGCGGCCCGAACTGCTGGTGGTCACCTTTGGCAAAGCCTTTGGCGTCAGCGGCGCGGCCGTGCTGTGCGACGAGGCCACGGCGGAATATCTGCTGCAGTTTGCCCGCCATTTGATTTACAGCACCTCAATGCCGCCGGCGCAGGCTTGCGCCTTGCAGACGGCGTTGCAGCGCATCCAGCAGGGTGACGAATTGCGCGCCCGGCTGCAGGACAATATTCAGCGCTTCCGGCAAGGTGCGGCCCAGTTGCCATTAGCCCTGACGGCGTCGGTGACCGCCATTCAGCCGCTGCTGGTGGGTGACAACCAGCGTACGCTCGATCTGGCGCAGCAACTGCGTGACCAGGGGTTGTGGGTGAGCGCCATTCGCCCGCCAACGGTGCCGCCGGGCGGCGCGCGCCTGCGCATTACCCTGACGGCGGCGCATCAGCCGCAGGATATCGATCGCCTGCTGGAGGTATTGCATGACGTCAGCCTTTGA
- the bioC gene encoding malonyl-ACP O-methyltransferase BioC codes for MTSAFEPVNKQAVASAFSRAAGSYDSAAVLQRDVGERLLGMGAEHRGEQLLDAGCGTGHFSRRWRERGKQVTALDLAPGMLAFARQQQAADHYLLGDIENVPLPAAAVDICFSSLVVQWCSDLPRALAELYRVTRPGGVILFSTLAEGSLQELGDAWQQVDGERHVNDFLPLAQIDAACAGYRHRLETERKTLHYPDVMALMRSLKGIGATHLHQGREAGLLSRRRLAALQAAYPRRGGEFPLSYHLVYGVIYRD; via the coding sequence ATGACGTCAGCCTTTGAGCCGGTCAACAAGCAGGCGGTAGCCTCGGCCTTCAGCCGCGCGGCGGGCAGTTATGATTCGGCGGCGGTGCTGCAACGTGACGTCGGTGAGCGCTTGCTGGGGATGGGGGCGGAGCATCGGGGCGAACAGCTGCTCGACGCAGGCTGCGGCACCGGGCACTTCAGCCGCCGTTGGCGCGAACGGGGGAAACAGGTCACCGCGCTCGATCTGGCGCCGGGCATGCTGGCATTCGCCCGCCAGCAGCAGGCTGCGGACCATTATTTGCTGGGGGATATCGAAAATGTGCCGTTGCCAGCTGCTGCGGTGGATATCTGTTTCAGCAGCCTGGTGGTGCAATGGTGCAGTGATTTACCGCGCGCTTTGGCGGAGCTGTACCGCGTCACCCGGCCGGGTGGCGTGATTTTGTTTTCTACGCTGGCGGAAGGTTCGCTGCAGGAGCTGGGCGATGCCTGGCAGCAGGTAGACGGCGAGCGTCACGTGAACGACTTTCTGCCGCTGGCGCAGATCGACGCGGCCTGCGCCGGCTATCGCCACCGTCTGGAGACGGAGCGGAAAACCCTGCATTATCCTGATGTGATGGCGCTGATGCGATCGCTCAAGGGGATCGGCGCCACCCATTTGCATCAGGGGCGCGAAGCCGGTTTGCTGTCCCGCCGGCGGCTTGCCGCCTTGCAGGCGGCCTATCCGCGCCGGGGCGGGGAATTTCCGCTCAGCTATCATCTGGTTTATGGAGTGATTTATCGTGATTAA
- a CDS encoding VF530 family DNA-binding protein: MTEHQSKDPLHGVTLEQLLTKLVESYGWSGLAERIRINCFSSDPSIKSSLKFLRRTPWARKQVEDLYIDMVNSAASDNPWLRGRD; the protein is encoded by the coding sequence ATGACCGAACACCAGTCCAAAGACCCGTTGCACGGCGTCACTCTGGAACAACTTTTAACTAAGCTGGTGGAGAGCTATGGCTGGTCAGGGCTGGCCGAACGCATTCGCATCAACTGTTTCAGCAGCGATCCCAGCATCAAGTCCAGCCTGAAGTTTTTGCGCCGCACGCCGTGGGCGCGCAAGCAGGTGGAAGATCTCTATATCGATATGGTCAACAGCGCCGCCAGCGACAACCCGTGGCTGCGCGGGCGCGATTAA